A segment of the Nitrosopumilus sp. genome:
GTTTGAACTGAAATTAAGGATTCTTGTGCAAACACCGTTCCAGTTGAAATTACTAATAGTGCTGCAATACTGTAAATTATTCCAGTTCTCACGAATTCCTTTGAGCATATTTGTATATCTCCTTTACTATCAAAAATGAAAAAATGAAAAAGTTGTGTGATTTTAGTATCTTGGAATAATGCTAAGTCTTGATTTTGCAGATACTGCAATTATTGAGATAATTGCTACTGCTAGAATCATGGCTGCGATTGTACCAAACTCTGGAATCACATAGGTACCAATTATTTCAATTGTTTCAGCGCCTGCTGGGAACATTACTGTTACTTTGTTTGCAACAATTTCCACATCATCCCATTCTTCTCCGTCAACAAGTACCATGAAGATACCTTCTTGGATTGTCTTTGATGGGGTTACTGTTAGTGTTCCATCATCTTCAGCGTTGATACTGATAATAATTGAGTTATCATCAGTATTGAGAGTTGCACCAGTTACGGTTGCGCCTGAAATACTAAATGGTATGCATTGACCGTTTGCAGATAGATCGTTTGCACCACACTGTTTAGTTGGTGTAGGCGTTTCATAATTTGGTGTATATCCAACTCCACCAGTTAATTCAACTTGGACTTTGTTGCTTTTTTCAGCACTGCCATAGTTTACTTTAATGGTGTAGGTACCGTCGTATTTCCACATTGCACCTGCTGTGTTTAGTGTTGTCTTAAAACTGCCATCTTGTGCTACAGTAACTTGATCAACTGTAACGATGGAGTTTAATGGACTCACAACAGTCATTGTAACTGGAAATCCAGAAGCTACATTTGCTACTCGTCCTTCTATCATAATGATCTCACTGTGACCATAATCTGCTTTTTCTGTCCAAACAGATATTGGAATTGAATTCAACAGTGATTCTGATGCCATCATTTTTGCATCTTCCATGGTACAACCTACACATGCTGGTGAAGTAGATACTACTTGAGCATATGCAGATGTCATGGTTAAAGCGCTGATTGCAGTCAAAAAGGCTAGTATTGCGAACGACGTACGGCTGTTCATCATGTTGCGATTTGCAGCTGTCTCTATTTATGTATATTTAAAAATAGAAAAAAGTTGTGTGAACTTAGTATCTTGGAATAATGCTAAGTCTTGATTTTGCAGATACTGCAATTATTGAGATAATTGCTACTGCTAGAATCATGGCTGCGATTGTACCAAACTCTGGGACTACGACACCATCTAGGATATCTACTACTTTAGAAGCAGTATATTTTGGATCTTCAAATTGTTGTACAGTTACGGTGTAGGTACCATCTTGTTTCCATAATGATCCTCCCACCATAATTTCGGCAGCAAATTCTCCATCAAGTTTTGGTGATATTTGATCAACTGTCATTACATTTCCGTTTGGTGCAGTCACCGTCAATGTAATGTCTTGACTTACTCTATCTGTCATTCCTGTTACCTCGAACATTGTAGAACCGTTGTCGATAATTATTTCATCGAGCATTAGTCCTGTATCTACTGTGACGTTATTTTCGTTTGACGTGAATATTCCTTCCATGTTGGATTCAGTCACTGAGGTTCTTTCAGTCATACTATTTGTCACTTCAACAAGAACACTTAGTGTATACAAAGAATTTACTCCTATACCTTGCATTGCAGTAATCTCATAAAATCCACTTTCAGACCATATTGATCCTATTTTGAATTCTGTTACAAAATTTCCATCATTATCTGGTTTTATTTGATCAACAGCCACTACAGTGTTTCCACTTGGAGATGTTATTCTAAATGTAACATCTGTAATGTCTGAAATTGTTTTACCTGTGACGGTAATTACATCTGAGCCTTTATCGGCCGTTGCTGTGATCATCATTCCTTGATTTTGTTGTGCAAAAGCATCTTGTTGAATTGAGGTCATTGAAATTAATGACAATGCCATAAATGCTATTGCCATTGAAGTTGTAGAACGTTTAAAATTCATGCTAGTTTCACCCATCATTATTGTTATTTATGTATATTTAAAAATAGAAAAAAGTTGTGTGAACTTAGTATCTTGGAATAATGCTAAGTCTTGATTTTGCAGATACTGCAATTATTGAGATAATTGCTACTGCTAGAATCATGGCTGCGATTGTACCAAACTCTGGAATCACATAGGTACCAATTATTTCAATTGTTTCAGCGCCTGCTGGGAATGCTATGGTTATTTTCCTGTCCGTTGATGATGTAATCTCGTTAAAGCTTACCTCTTCTCCATCTATTAAGACGAAAAAGTCATCATCTCCATCTTCATCATTTGTTGCATCCAATACCGATCTAGGAATTGTGAGGGTGAGTGAACCATCACTTGTTGCATCAATTGATATGATGAGTGAACTTGCATCCACATCAGGAATGAGACCTACTATTTTACCGCCTGTAATCTCATATCCTATTAAATCATTAGAACCTTGAACTGAAACTGTTGTATCAGTTATTACAGATGCCTCTACCGGGGTTGTTGGTGTAGTACCAGTACCAGTACCAGTAGATTCATCAAATTCGAATGATGTTGTTGCTATGCGATTTTTGGTTCCATGTGTTACTTCAACAGTGTAAGTTCCAGATGTTTTCATAGTTCCACCAGCAGTAACTTCTGCACTGAATTTTTTATCAGCACCTACTGTTATTTGATCAAGAAAAACAATTGCATTGTCATTCTTAACTATCAAACTTACTGGAGTTCCAGAAAACAGATCTCTCACTTCGCCTGTTACTAGAATTATTTCACCTTCTGAATATGATGATTTGTCTGTAGTAACGACAATTGAGCCCTGAGCTTGTCCAAATGCTGGTGTCATGCCTATACTTACAATTAACATTGCAGATATGGTGAACGCCAATAGATGAGCTTTCA
Coding sequences within it:
- a CDS encoding PEFG-CTERM sorting domain-containing protein; the encoded protein is MTSAYAQVVSTSPACVGCTMEDAKMMASESLLNSIPISVWTEKADYGHSEIIMIEGRVANVASGFPVTMTVVSPLNSIVTVDQVTVAQDGSFKTTLNTAGAMWKYDGTYTIKVNYGSAEKSNKVQVELTGGVGYTPNYETPTPTKQCGANDLSANGQCIPFSISGATVTGATLNTDDNSIIISINAEDDGTLTVTPSKTIQEGIFMVLVDGEEWDDVEIVANKVTVMFPAGAETIEIIGTYVIPEFGTIAAMILAVAIISIIAVSAKSRLSIIPRY
- a CDS encoding PEFG-CTERM sorting domain-containing protein; its protein translation is MKAHLLAFTISAMLIVSIGMTPAFGQAQGSIVVTTDKSSYSEGEIILVTGEVRDLFSGTPVSLIVKNDNAIVFLDQITVGADKKFSAEVTAGGTMKTSGTYTVEVTHGTKNRIATTSFEFDESTGTGTGTTPTTPVEASVITDTTVSVQGSNDLIGYEITGGKIVGLIPDVDASSLIISIDATSDGSLTLTIPRSVLDATNDEDGDDDFFVLIDGEEVSFNEITSSTDRKITIAFPAGAETIEIIGTYVIPEFGTIAAMILAVAIISIIAVSAKSRLSIIPRY
- a CDS encoding PEFG-CTERM sorting domain-containing protein, with product MNFKRSTTSMAIAFMALSLISMTSIQQDAFAQQNQGMMITATADKGSDVITVTGKTISDITDVTFRITSPSGNTVVAVDQIKPDNDGNFVTEFKIGSIWSESGFYEITAMQGIGVNSLYTLSVLVEVTNSMTERTSVTESNMEGIFTSNENNVTVDTGLMLDEIIIDNGSTMFEVTGMTDRVSQDITLTVTAPNGNVMTVDQISPKLDGEFAAEIMVGGSLWKQDGTYTVTVQQFEDPKYTASKVVDILDGVVVPEFGTIAAMILAVAIISIIAVSAKSRLSIIPRY